The proteins below come from a single uncultured Sunxiuqinia sp. genomic window:
- a CDS encoding mechanosensitive ion channel domain-containing protein — translation MLTKLKELVLFENDVLRFDLLDLILIIAIGFIAFIIIRLLHRFIKKLLINKRISFRFSRYLLQGARLLGWISFFFIALEVLGIKSSIVFNYVLYAGEKFKLQIFNIFIILVVLYIVRGLSFFVEYWFDDRIDSKKLDKGRGKSFLQIVKYVIWMLGISVAIGSLGFEITLIIASVSALLIGVGFGLQHIFNDFFSGIIILFDGSIEVDDVVEMEGVVGRVLEIGLRVSKVLTRDNVVIIVPNSRFTGQQVINWSHNADVTRFYVPVGVAYGSDVRLVERILLDAAKDHSQIVKTPAAFVRFNDFGESSLDFELYFWTANDFMVENIKSDLRFEIDHQFRENKVEIPFPQRDLHFKSRNFDL, via the coding sequence ATGCTGACTAAACTTAAAGAACTTGTTTTATTTGAAAATGATGTGCTCAGGTTTGATCTGTTGGATTTGATTTTAATTATTGCGATAGGCTTTATTGCGTTTATAATAATACGTTTATTACATCGATTCATTAAAAAACTACTGATAAATAAGCGTATCTCTTTTCGTTTTTCTCGCTATTTATTGCAGGGAGCCAGATTGTTGGGCTGGATCAGTTTCTTTTTTATTGCACTTGAAGTGCTGGGAATTAAAAGTTCTATCGTTTTTAACTACGTATTGTATGCCGGCGAAAAATTTAAGTTGCAAATTTTTAATATTTTTATCATTCTGGTCGTCCTGTATATTGTCAGGGGCTTATCTTTTTTTGTCGAGTATTGGTTTGATGATCGGATTGATAGTAAAAAACTTGATAAAGGAAGGGGAAAGTCATTCCTTCAGATTGTTAAATACGTTATTTGGATGCTGGGGATTAGTGTGGCAATTGGCTCACTTGGATTCGAAATTACCTTGATTATCGCTAGTGTGTCAGCCTTGTTGATTGGTGTGGGATTCGGGTTGCAACATATTTTCAACGACTTCTTTTCAGGGATTATTATTTTATTTGATGGATCGATTGAAGTGGACGATGTGGTAGAAATGGAAGGCGTTGTAGGGCGTGTGCTTGAAATTGGCTTACGTGTTTCAAAAGTGTTGACGCGCGACAACGTTGTTATTATTGTACCCAACTCTCGGTTTACAGGACAGCAAGTGATCAATTGGAGTCATAACGCCGATGTCACCCGGTTTTATGTTCCCGTGGGTGTTGCTTATGGTTCCGATGTCAGATTAGTGGAACGAATATTACTTGATGCTGCTAAAGATCACTCTCAAATTGTGAAGACCCCGGCCGCATTTGTACGATTTAATGACTTTGGAGAGTCTTCACTTGATTTTGAGCTGTATTTCTGGACAGCTAATGACTTCATGGTTGAGAATATCAAAAGCGATCTACGCTTTGAAATTGATCACCAGTTCCGCGAAAATAAAGTTGAGATCCCATTTCCACAACGTGATTTGCATTTTAAAAGCAGGAACTTTGATTTATAG
- a CDS encoding histidine kinase dimerization/phospho-acceptor domain-containing protein gives MLKQTNFRNILQLENKKIGLVIDDNNAAGFLEYIADFDIKIQAVYIDSHSEALNRLKRKELFAIVGPSPNLLGELPPEVVSSGLYFTPTELKYSFPIGKNEALRKMIDHRLSIYKSTPNSIYYQLITDYKKAVFEQYHWVLPIWVQFSIYGFITLFSVASLFIAMLRQQVKTRTRELKDRDTYLHKAMEVGEMGTWEMSLENRKTYWSDEVYSFTGINKEKEYLTAEYIKSIIHPDDLEDVVDFFEKFDQKDTIEKECRIINKLDQTIYVRLVGQLIKNEHQIPVKSIGIIQMITNQKLHEQELIKAKETAEKNEKLKSAFLANMSREIRTPLNSIIGFSNLIASNEVEEDRKQDFMNIIIKQNETLLTIINDIIDISKIETNSLEIVKKRTEVKPLLKNIYDQHKEDCPASIDFKLDIQLDYYDCIINTDQTRLEQILNNFISNALNIRLKVLLH, from the coding sequence ATGCTCAAGCAAACGAATTTCAGGAATATCCTTCAGCTCGAGAATAAAAAAATAGGACTGGTTATTGACGACAACAACGCCGCTGGTTTTCTTGAATATATTGCCGATTTCGATATCAAAATACAAGCGGTATACATCGATAGTCATTCCGAAGCCTTAAACAGGCTGAAGAGGAAAGAACTGTTTGCCATTGTAGGTCCTTCACCCAATTTGTTGGGGGAACTCCCACCGGAAGTGGTTAGCTCTGGCCTGTATTTTACCCCCACAGAGTTGAAATATTCTTTCCCAATTGGCAAAAATGAAGCTTTACGAAAAATGATAGACCACCGCCTGAGTATTTACAAAAGCACTCCCAACTCAATATACTATCAACTAATTACTGATTATAAAAAGGCTGTTTTCGAGCAATATCACTGGGTTTTGCCAATCTGGGTGCAATTTTCAATCTACGGATTTATAACTCTTTTTAGTGTTGCTTCTCTTTTTATAGCTATGCTGAGACAACAGGTAAAAACCAGAACCCGAGAGCTGAAAGACCGGGATACCTATTTGCATAAAGCAATGGAAGTTGGAGAAATGGGAACTTGGGAAATGAGTTTGGAGAATAGAAAAACTTACTGGTCTGACGAAGTGTATAGTTTTACCGGGATAAACAAAGAAAAAGAATATTTGACTGCAGAATATATCAAAAGTATTATTCATCCTGATGATCTTGAGGATGTAGTAGATTTTTTCGAAAAATTTGATCAGAAAGACACGATAGAAAAAGAATGCCGGATAATTAATAAGCTTGATCAAACAATTTATGTCCGGCTTGTCGGTCAGCTTATAAAAAATGAGCACCAAATTCCTGTAAAATCTATCGGAATCATCCAAATGATAACAAACCAGAAACTGCATGAGCAAGAGCTAATTAAAGCAAAAGAAACAGCCGAGAAAAACGAAAAACTGAAGTCAGCTTTTTTAGCAAATATGAGTCGCGAGATAAGAACTCCACTAAACTCAATCATTGGTTTTTCAAACTTAATTGCGTCTAATGAGGTTGAAGAAGATAGAAAACAGGATTTCATGAATATTATTATTAAACAAAATGAGACGCTACTGACAATCATTAACGATATTATTGATATTTCGAAAATAGAAACCAACTCACTTGAAATTGTAAAAAAAAGAACGGAAGTAAAACCCTTACTGAAAAATATCTACGACCAACACAAAGAAGATTGTCCGGCTTCGATCGACTTTAAACTCGATATTCAGTTGGATTATTACGATTGCATTATCAATACCGATCAGACTCGTCTGGAACAAATATTAAACAACTTCATTTCGAATGCATTAAATATACGCCTGAAGGTATTGTTACACTAG
- a CDS encoding DUF1599 domain-containing protein: MERTIEQYNHIIETCEDIFVKKMKDYGVAWRILRPSSMTDQIFIKAQRIRSIEMKENMKVDEGSRSEYIGIINYCIMALVQLEKGIADKDDLTEEETHELYLNYFNQAKNLMRNKNHDYDEAWRQMRISSITDLILMKIKRTKQIEDNAGKTIISEGIDANYLDMINYAVFALIKLEYKE, translated from the coding sequence ATGGAAAGAACCATTGAACAATACAATCATATTATTGAAACTTGCGAGGATATTTTCGTTAAAAAAATGAAAGACTACGGAGTTGCCTGGCGTATTTTGCGTCCCAGCTCTATGACTGATCAAATCTTCATCAAAGCTCAGCGAATACGAAGCATTGAAATGAAGGAAAACATGAAAGTTGATGAAGGTAGTCGATCAGAATACATCGGAATTATCAATTACTGCATCATGGCACTTGTTCAACTTGAAAAAGGAATTGCTGATAAGGATGACCTTACTGAAGAGGAAACCCATGAGCTTTACCTGAATTATTTCAATCAAGCTAAAAATCTGATGCGAAATAAAAACCATGACTACGATGAGGCATGGCGTCAGATGCGAATCAGCTCCATTACCGATCTTATACTGATGAAGATTAAGCGAACAAAACAGATAGAAGATAATGCCGGAAAAACAATCATCTCAGAAGGAATTGATGCCAATTATTTAGACATGATCAATTACGCCGTTTTTGCGTTAATTAAGCTAGAATATAAAGAATAG
- a CDS encoding prohibitin family protein has protein sequence MDFNFKKSYLIIVGVVVVVLLFFGSSMFVTIQPGERAVIFRPFSSGLDKENIYIPGFHVVAPWNTLFVYDVKEQQREETMDVLDKNGLSLNLDVSVRFNPTYTRIGYLHEIFGKRYIDQLIVPEVRSSVRQVAGRYTAEEIYSTKRSEVEASIINETKQVLESNDIAMKALLIRSINLPDKIKQAIEKKLEEEQAFLTYQYTLETAKQEAEKRRIDAEGIARFNRILNESLTTSILKQRGIEATLDLAKSPNSKVIVIGSTKDGLPLILGGN, from the coding sequence ATGGATTTCAATTTTAAAAAATCGTATTTAATTATTGTGGGCGTAGTAGTAGTGGTACTTTTATTTTTTGGAAGTAGCATGTTTGTAACTATTCAACCAGGAGAACGAGCAGTTATTTTCCGCCCTTTTAGTTCGGGATTGGACAAAGAGAATATTTACATCCCCGGGTTTCATGTTGTGGCACCATGGAATACTCTATTTGTATACGATGTAAAAGAACAACAGCGAGAAGAAACAATGGATGTATTAGATAAAAACGGATTGTCGCTAAACTTAGATGTTTCGGTTCGTTTCAATCCTACTTATACCAGAATCGGTTATCTACATGAGATTTTTGGAAAGCGGTACATCGATCAACTTATTGTACCAGAGGTACGTTCGTCGGTTCGCCAGGTAGCCGGTCGTTACACTGCCGAAGAAATATACTCTACCAAGAGGAGTGAGGTTGAGGCGTCAATTATTAACGAAACCAAACAGGTTTTAGAGAGTAATGACATTGCCATGAAGGCTTTGTTGATCCGTTCCATCAACCTTCCAGACAAGATTAAACAAGCTATTGAGAAGAAGCTGGAGGAAGAGCAGGCTTTTTTAACTTACCAGTATACGCTTGAAACTGCAAAGCAGGAAGCTGAGAAAAGACGAATTGATGCTGAAGGTATTGCTCGATTTAATCGGATTCTTAACGAATCGCTGACTACCAGTATTTTAAAACAACGAGGCATTGAAGCGACTTTAGATTTAGCTAAATCACCGAATTCAAAAGTGATAGTAATTGGAAGTACCAAAGATGGACTACCGCTTATTTTGGGTGGAAACTAA
- a CDS encoding transporter substrate-binding domain-containing protein: MNPSRYSLKNGTSKDNLKNIKGLYKTGLILILCFGFITTFAEETALYKVGLPKVPGFMSRDQNGEVKGFPLVLFEKIAQDENIQYEWVDGSWNELFIKVQNEEINYRAHKKRLSEKKYLTFPIPICTLYGASFICSSKRISGISFSSRIKK, encoded by the coding sequence ATGAACCCAAGCCGTTACAGCCTTAAAAACGGTACATCCAAAGATAACTTAAAAAACATTAAGGGCTTGTACAAAACCGGATTGATTCTCATCCTGTGTTTTGGCTTCATTACGACCTTTGCTGAAGAGACTGCTTTGTATAAGGTGGGACTTCCCAAAGTCCCTGGCTTTATGTCTCGTGACCAAAACGGAGAAGTAAAAGGATTTCCGTTAGTACTGTTCGAAAAAATAGCTCAAGATGAAAATATTCAGTATGAATGGGTCGATGGGTCGTGGAACGAGCTTTTCATTAAAGTGCAGAACGAAGAAATTAATTACCGGGCACACAAGAAACGGCTAAGCGAAAAGAAATACTTGACTTTTCCGATTCCAATTTGCACACTATATGGAGCGAGCTTTATATGCTCAAGCAAACGAATTTCAGGAATATCCTTCAGCTCGAGAATAAAAAAATAG
- the cdaA gene encoding diadenylate cyclase CdaA: protein MSLFITLRFLDVLDILLVAFLLYQLYLLIKGTVAFNIFIGLFLVYLFWLLVRALNMELLGSFMGQFIGVGILALIVVFQPEIRRFLLLIGSNPQVNRFLSVEKLFNLKTKSASGQHLKMIVRACENMAKVKTGALIVVAQNSELKEYIRTGEKLNARISDSLLETVFFKNTPLHDGAVIISGNKIMAARCILPLTNKEDLNPLFGLRHRAAVGITENTDACAIIVSEETGRISVALSGELRHNLSGIDLSNILENIIIDIDDAD, encoded by the coding sequence ATGAGCTTATTTATAACATTAAGGTTTTTAGATGTTTTAGACATATTGCTGGTGGCGTTTTTGCTTTACCAGCTTTACTTGCTGATTAAAGGCACGGTAGCCTTTAATATTTTTATTGGGCTTTTTTTAGTGTATCTATTCTGGCTGCTGGTGAGGGCGCTAAATATGGAGCTGCTCGGATCATTTATGGGGCAGTTTATTGGAGTTGGTATTTTGGCTCTGATTGTTGTGTTTCAACCCGAAATCCGGCGCTTTTTGTTACTAATTGGGAGTAACCCACAGGTAAATCGCTTTCTAAGTGTTGAAAAACTATTCAATCTAAAAACGAAGTCAGCTTCCGGACAACATTTGAAAATGATTGTTAGAGCTTGCGAAAACATGGCGAAAGTGAAAACAGGAGCTTTAATTGTTGTTGCACAAAATTCAGAGTTGAAAGAATACATCAGAACGGGTGAAAAATTGAATGCTCGGATTTCGGATAGTTTACTGGAGACCGTTTTTTTTAAAAATACTCCTTTACATGATGGAGCTGTAATCATTAGCGGGAATAAAATAATGGCAGCAAGATGTATTTTACCACTGACCAATAAGGAAGATTTAAATCCGCTGTTTGGATTGCGTCATCGGGCTGCAGTTGGAATAACAGAAAATACAGATGCTTGTGCGATTATTGTTTCTGAAGAAACCGGAAGGATTTCAGTTGCTCTATCTGGAGAGCTTAGGCACAATCTCTCTGGGATTGATTTGAGTAATATACTTGAAAATATTATTATAGATATTGACGATGCTGACTAA
- a CDS encoding PQQ-binding-like beta-propeller repeat protein yields MKKIFALIIVASLLACNSKPKVTQWRGINRSGTYHETNLLKSWPEIGPAEIWGTESIGNGYSSPIITDKFVYITGEIDSLGYLFKLDHQGKEIWRSAYGKEWTKNFPGSRGTPSLLNDQIYVCSGSGHLCCIETGNGSVLWKRNMLDDFGGEIPRFGYSQSLVINGDLVYCQPGGEEHNLIALDRNSGELVWSHPYFKERPGYNSPLLFEWNNKKILATFSAYHLLAVDAQSGELLWSHEQTNTPVADRSPGKGDTHGNTILFDNGFIYYSAADGNGGVKLAISEDGNSIEEIWQTPDFDNYMGGFIKLDDQLYTGSHSKRQLVVISGETAEKTDSLKLGRGITILADGLIYFYADKGELSLVDPLNKLELISSFDIKKGTKEHFAHPVIHHGVLYIRHGNYLGAYDIKKKS; encoded by the coding sequence ATGAAAAAAATCTTCGCCCTAATTATCGTAGCCAGCCTATTGGCTTGTAATTCTAAACCCAAAGTTACTCAATGGCGCGGGATAAATCGTTCAGGCACCTATCATGAAACCAACTTATTAAAAAGTTGGCCGGAGATTGGTCCCGCTGAAATATGGGGAACTGAATCCATTGGAAATGGCTACAGCAGCCCGATTATTACTGATAAATTTGTGTATATAACCGGTGAAATTGATAGCCTCGGATACCTGTTTAAATTGGATCATCAAGGAAAAGAAATCTGGCGTTCAGCCTATGGTAAAGAATGGACAAAGAACTTCCCAGGATCACGAGGAACACCAAGCTTATTGAATGACCAGATTTATGTTTGTTCCGGATCTGGTCATTTGTGTTGTATTGAAACGGGAAACGGCAGTGTTTTGTGGAAAAGAAATATGCTCGACGACTTTGGCGGCGAGATCCCACGCTTTGGATATTCGCAATCGCTAGTTATTAACGGGGATCTAGTTTATTGTCAACCCGGTGGAGAGGAGCATAATTTGATTGCACTGGACCGAAATAGTGGAGAATTGGTTTGGTCACATCCTTATTTTAAAGAACGCCCCGGATACAACTCTCCTCTCCTTTTCGAATGGAATAATAAAAAAATACTAGCCACATTTTCAGCCTATCATCTACTTGCAGTTGATGCTCAATCGGGAGAATTGCTTTGGTCGCATGAACAGACAAATACTCCTGTTGCCGACAGAAGCCCAGGAAAAGGTGACACCCACGGAAACACGATCCTGTTTGACAACGGTTTTATCTATTATTCTGCGGCAGATGGAAATGGAGGCGTAAAACTAGCAATCAGCGAAGATGGAAATTCGATTGAAGAAATATGGCAAACACCAGACTTCGACAACTACATGGGTGGTTTTATTAAGCTCGACGACCAACTTTATACAGGCAGCCACAGTAAACGACAACTCGTTGTCATAAGCGGTGAAACAGCGGAAAAAACCGACAGTCTTAAACTTGGCCGAGGAATTACGATATTGGCAGATGGGCTGATCTATTTTTACGCTGATAAAGGAGAGCTTTCGCTTGTTGACCCTTTAAATAAACTGGAATTAATTAGCTCTTTTGATATTAAAAAAGGGACCAAGGAACATTTCGCTCACCCTGTAATTCATCATGGAGTTTTATACATAAGGCATGGCAACTATCTTGGAGCGTACGATATCAAAAAGAAATCATGA
- a CDS encoding gamma-glutamylcyclotransferase family protein: MKKTQLFVYGTIADPEFFECLLKRKPIYKAGRMPNFSLFVNPESGYLFVKPDQGSTVSGKLVEVNEEELKILDLWEDVPFYERETVLIEFDSALENAFVYTQNDANGISSEVGTTISRKSILDEIRSFRNWIDDLLLNA; the protein is encoded by the coding sequence ATGAAAAAAACACAACTTTTTGTTTACGGAACAATTGCTGATCCTGAGTTTTTTGAGTGTTTATTGAAACGAAAACCCATATATAAAGCGGGCCGTATGCCTAACTTTAGTCTTTTTGTAAATCCTGAAAGTGGTTATCTGTTTGTAAAACCGGATCAAGGATCAACAGTAAGTGGAAAATTAGTAGAGGTTAATGAGGAGGAATTAAAAATTTTAGATCTATGGGAAGATGTTCCTTTTTACGAGCGTGAAACCGTTTTGATCGAGTTCGATTCAGCCCTTGAAAATGCTTTTGTTTACACGCAAAATGATGCGAATGGAATATCCTCAGAAGTAGGAACAACTATAAGCAGAAAGAGTATCTTAGATGAAATTCGGTCCTTTAGAAATTGGATTGACGATCTGCTACTCAACGCTTAA
- a CDS encoding BT_3928 family protein, whose amino-acid sequence MKTFWHIARILLGLVFIFSGFVKGVDPWGMAYKFTDYFNVWGMDSLTSFALPLGILLSATEFAIGIALVFNTFISFTSILAVLMMSFFTVLTFILALTNPVTDCGCFGDALILTNWETFFKNIVFFAFAIVVFAYRKRHHSGEFKPIASMMVISTILVFAYLIDYSYNHLPIIDFRPYKIGVNIPEGMTVPDDAPKDVYENTLYYKNKNTGEIKEFTEENSPWQDSINWEYESIDTKLVQEGYKAPIHNFFIETAEGEDIKDFFLYDENFTFFFISKNLDDADTSNIEQLRELAQYANDHEINFIGLTSSLPENVDAYIAEHDLPFEMFNADEITLKTMIRSNPGLMLIKNGTILDKWHYNDFPTIEEFEKQLKYFEVLGK is encoded by the coding sequence ATGAAAACATTTTGGCACATTGCCCGAATTCTACTCGGGTTGGTTTTTATCTTTTCAGGTTTTGTAAAAGGCGTTGATCCTTGGGGAATGGCTTATAAATTCACCGATTATTTTAATGTCTGGGGTATGGATTCTCTAACGTCATTCGCGCTCCCTCTCGGTATTTTGTTATCGGCAACAGAATTCGCCATTGGCATCGCACTGGTTTTCAATACTTTTATCTCATTCACCTCAATTCTTGCCGTATTGATGATGAGCTTTTTCACAGTGCTTACATTTATTCTGGCCTTGACGAATCCGGTCACCGACTGTGGTTGTTTTGGCGATGCGCTAATTTTAACCAATTGGGAAACCTTTTTTAAAAATATCGTGTTTTTTGCGTTCGCAATTGTTGTTTTTGCCTATCGTAAGCGACATCATTCCGGAGAATTTAAACCAATTGCCTCAATGATGGTAATATCTACAATACTGGTGTTTGCTTATCTTATTGACTACTCGTACAACCACCTTCCCATCATCGATTTTCGGCCTTATAAAATTGGAGTTAATATTCCTGAGGGAATGACTGTTCCCGACGATGCTCCTAAAGATGTGTATGAAAATACCTTGTACTATAAAAACAAGAATACAGGAGAAATCAAGGAATTTACCGAAGAGAATTCCCCTTGGCAAGATTCGATAAACTGGGAATATGAATCAATCGACACAAAATTGGTGCAGGAAGGCTACAAAGCTCCAATTCACAATTTCTTTATAGAAACAGCCGAGGGGGAAGACATTAAAGACTTTTTCCTTTACGATGAGAATTTTACTTTTTTCTTCATATCTAAAAACCTCGATGACGCCGACACTTCGAATATAGAACAGCTGAGAGAACTGGCTCAATACGCAAATGACCATGAGATCAATTTTATAGGACTAACTTCTTCGCTCCCTGAAAATGTTGATGCCTACATTGCTGAACATGATTTACCCTTCGAAATGTTTAACGCCGACGAGATTACTTTAAAAACAATGATCCGTTCGAACCCTGGGCTAATGCTTATTAAAAATGGTACCATTCTGGATAAATGGCATTACAACGATTTTCCAACAATTGAGGAATTTGAGAAGCAATTAAAATACTTCGAAGTGCTAGGAAAATAG
- the folP gene encoding dihydropteroate synthase produces the protein MLITSSASKFFKRKHTINVNGQLIDLSNPVVMGILNVSPDSFFDGGKYVIEDAILQRAEQMLEEGVSIIDIGAVSSRPGADAISTKEELTRLLPAVTAIRKRFPEAPISIDTFRSWVALRVIDECGDCIINDISGGDFDEHMFDTVGKLGMPFILMHMKGTPQTMQDDPQYDDIIKDISKYFSEKVRKLTKAGVKDVILDPGFGFGKTLENNYDLLNRLDSFKVFQLPVMVGMSRKSMIQKLLGVDAEQSLGGTITANTMALLGGADILRVHDVKDAVESVKIFTKLKETANL, from the coding sequence ATGTTGATCACAAGCTCAGCAAGTAAGTTCTTTAAACGAAAACATACGATCAATGTTAACGGGCAACTAATCGACCTGTCGAACCCTGTTGTGATGGGGATTTTAAACGTAAGTCCTGATTCTTTTTTTGACGGAGGAAAATATGTAATCGAAGATGCCATTCTACAGCGCGCCGAACAGATGCTGGAAGAGGGGGTAAGCATTATCGATATTGGTGCAGTGTCATCTCGTCCGGGGGCTGATGCTATTTCAACAAAGGAAGAACTGACCCGCTTATTGCCAGCAGTAACCGCTATTCGGAAACGGTTTCCGGAGGCTCCAATTTCAATCGATACTTTTCGTTCGTGGGTGGCATTGCGCGTAATTGACGAATGTGGCGATTGTATCATCAATGATATTTCAGGAGGTGATTTTGATGAGCACATGTTTGACACCGTTGGGAAATTGGGGATGCCGTTCATTTTGATGCACATGAAAGGAACGCCTCAAACGATGCAGGACGATCCTCAATATGATGATATAATAAAAGATATTTCAAAATATTTCTCTGAAAAAGTACGAAAACTGACTAAAGCGGGAGTCAAAGATGTTATTCTTGATCCGGGTTTTGGTTTTGGTAAAACCTTAGAAAATAATTATGATTTGCTAAATCGGCTGGATTCCTTTAAGGTTTTTCAATTGCCGGTAATGGTTGGTATGAGCCGAAAATCAATGATCCAAAAGCTGTTGGGAGTTGATGCCGAACAAAGTTTAGGAGGAACAATTACGGCTAATACAATGGCACTGCTTGGTGGAGCTGATATTTTGAGGGTGCACGATGTGAAAGATGCTGTTGAGTCGGTAAAGATTTTTACCAAGCTTAAGGAGACGGCTAATTTATGA